A region from the Felis catus isolate Fca126 chromosome F1, F.catus_Fca126_mat1.0, whole genome shotgun sequence genome encodes:
- the TEDDM1 gene encoding transmembrane epididymal protein 1 produces the protein MGTFIGHVYPGLFLISYGLCQAIVVSKAMIFKDSLLDPSCHPRNKTRWARLWKISYGGLLKMLAGSILIAYEISCIKGGLILMNRELPPRFMYPKEWQHLTMFILFTLNGCVDVMSKNLLPQRCVVLEKGTLVLTFYVLLLLLMSHVQDSTGIELQIHYLLIVVVFLLMLVLTIGLWTPDTFHLLLIETFLFLTMGSWLIQGGFILYRPVTGYPWQDDDISDIMFITIFFCWHVMINALCLLGIYGISSFGHHCYRPSLKLMESKEAPHHKGTTRPLYKLLREVEQSEKDDQAPLLSKSSP, from the coding sequence ATGGGAACCTTTATTGGTCATGTGTACCCAGGGCTGTTTCTAATCTCATATGGACTGTGTCAGGCAATAGTAGTCTCCAAAGCTATGATATTCAAAGACTCTCTCCTGGATCCTTCATGCCATCCTAGGAATAAGACAAGATGGGCCCGGCTATGGAAAATATCTTATGGAGGTTTGCTGAAGATGTTGGCTGGCTCCATTTTGATAGCTTATGAGATCAGCTGCATTAAAGGAGGGTTGATACTAATGAACAGAGAACTTCCACCAAGATTTATGTACCCCAAAGAGTGGCAGCACCTCACTATGTTCATCCTCTTCACCCTCAATGGCTGTGTAGATGTCATGAGCAAGAACTTGCTACCTCAGAGGTGTGTGGTCCTAGAGAAAGGTACCCTGGTCCTGACCTTCTATGTGCTCCTGCTGCTGTTGATGTCACACGTCCAGGACTCAACCGGGATAGAGCTTCAGATTCATTATCTGCTCATCGTGGTGGTGTTCCTGTTGATGCTGGTGTTGACCATAGGGCTGTGGACTCCTGACACATTTCACCTCTTGCTGATTGAGACTTTTCTGTTTCTGACGATGGGCTCCTGGCTGATACAGGGGGGCTTTATTCTGTACAGACCAGTCACTGGCTACCCATGGCAGGATGATGACATCAGTGACATCATGTTTATCACCATCTTCTTCTGTTGGCATGTGATGATCAATGCTTTGTGTCTGCTGGGAATCTATGGAATCTCTTCCTTTGGGCATCATTGTTACCGTCCCAGCTTGAAGCTGATGGAATCCAAAGAAGCTCCACATCACAAGGGCACTACAAGACCCCTCTACAAATTGCTGCGGGAAGTggaacagtcagagaaagatgaccAGGCTCCTCTCCTTTCAAAGAGCTCTCCCTGA